One Liolophura sinensis isolate JHLJ2023 unplaced genomic scaffold, CUHK_Ljap_v2 scaffold_188, whole genome shotgun sequence DNA window includes the following coding sequences:
- the LOC135481497 gene encoding protein FAM200A-like, producing the protein MVSKGNITQQITSSLAKQKQTEQARNQRVVEKLIKSTYFIAKKKWAVKQNFQEFVNFIANLGEEGLRWHCQSSAKNATYLSSTSVEEFLCAINCCLETDLLDKLACCSGFTILADESTDEKDREQLTIFIRYVDRITHKVSEEYLSIVQIKADKTAGSLFTEVMGVLKQKGLEPKEIRFTGFDGTNTMSGEKNGLQRRIRHISPHAIYQNCRNHKLALVFVHLMKKFPLLQQLDKVLLTVWKLFKHSTIKFAVFEEAQAVEGLTPVKILKACTTRWLSHGEACVRILSRWDCLLDSLDTLFANRGEPEVKGCRDQLIEVCLMAVLLADVLIAVNQFSKFLQRKNLDFTSIPARFQKLKLAISELSANLDLGKYFSQARKFVEKNKTRAEMGRRLRREDSFLDHDQSVTETVEQFKQTVARPFLHSLLQELEDAISINNPVLKHFDVFNPSLKPQVSDRLAHLDALTEFYGDTQLDTHGGETNTSYPLINRQEAIGERSDFLQEFDQAYETCCYDFRTEVAKMVRDKKIKKMDTSDYIDSHPVESASVYQQMCASGSLTTTKHCMKLFELALLIPPSTANVERGFSAMNLICSSLRASLNQTSLDRFMRINLNGPDSLSESYVKRIAEKWASVKDRRILPC; encoded by the coding sequence ATGGTTTCCAAGGGAAATATAACACAGCAGATAACGAGTTCtttggcaaaacaaaaacaaacagaacaagcCCGAAATCAGAGAGTAGTCGAAAAATTGATAAAATCAACATACTTCATTGCTAAGAAAAAGTGGGCAGTAAAACAGAACTTTCAagaatttgtgaattttattgCAAATTTGGGAGAGGAAGGCTTACGATGGCATTGCCAATCTAGTGCTAAAAACGCCACATACTTGTCATCTACAAGCGTTGAGGAATTTCTGTGTGCGATAAACTGTTGTTTAGAGACAGATCTTCTCGATAAGCTGGCCTGTTGCTCTGGCTTTACCATCTTAGCAGACGAAAGCACAGATGAAAAAGATCGAGAACAACTCACCATCTTCATCAGGTACGTGGACAGAATAACACACAAGGttagtgaagaatatttatcAATTGTTCAAATCAAGGCTGATAAAACAGCTGGGTCGCTTTTCACTGAGGTGATGGGCGTTTTAAAACAGAAAGGACTTGAACCGAAAGAAATTCGATTTACTGGGTTTGATGGAACAAACACAATGTCTGGTGAAAAAAACGGACTTCAGAGAAGAATTAGGCACATATCCCCTCACGCAATATACCAGAATTGCAGAAATCACAAACTGGCTTTAGTATTCGTACACTTAATGAAGAAATTCCCATTACTTCAGCAGCTGGACAAAGTATTGCTCACAGTTTGGAAACTTTTCAAACACTCAACTATCAAGTTCGCCGTTTTTGAAGAAGCACAGGCTGTTGAAGGCCTCACGCCTGTTAAAATTTTGAAGGCTTGCACAACACGGTGGCTGAGTCACGGAGAAGCATGTGTGAGGATATTGTCACGCTGGGACTGTTTGCTGGATTCTCTTGACACTCTGTTCGCTAATCGAGGCGAACCTGAAGTAAAGGGCTGTAGAGATCAGCTTATTGAAGTGTGCTTGATGGCAGTTTTACTCGCCGACGTGCTGATCGCCGTAAATCAGTTCTCTAAGTTTCTTCAGAGAAAGAACCTGGATTTCACATCTATTCCGGCAAGatttcaaaaactgaaattaGCTATTTCAGAGCTTTCTGCAAATTTGGATCTAGGCAAATACTTTTCACAAGCAAGAAAATTTGTGGAAAAGAACAAGACAAGAGCAGAGATGGGGAGACGCCTCAGACGAGAAGACAGCTTTCTTGATCACGATCAGTCTGTTACAGAAACTGTGGAACAATTCAAACAAACTGTAGCAAGACCATTTTTGCACAGTCTTCTACAAGAATTGGAGGATGCCATATCAATCAACAACcctgtgttaaaacattttgatgtGTTTAATCCTTCACTCAAGCCTCAAGTTAGTGACAGGCTTGCTCACTTGGATGCTCTCACTGAGTTTTATGGTGACACACAGTTGGATACTCACGGGGGTGAAACAAACACTTCCTATCCTTTAATTAATAGGCAGGAAGCAATTGGAGAGAGGTCAGATTTTCTACAAGAATTTGATCAGGCTTACGAAACTTGTTGCTACGATTTCAGGACAGAAGTTGCTAAGATGGTCCGAGACAAGAAAATCAAAAAGATGGACACCAGTGACTACATTGACAGTCATCCCGTGGAATCTGCCTCAGTTTATCAGCAAATGTGTGCTTCTGGGAGCTTAACTACCACAAAGCACTGTATGAAATTGTTTGAATTGGCACTACTAATCCCGCCTTCCACAGCAAACGTAGAAAGAGGTTTTTCTGCCATGAACCTCATTTGCAGCTCACTGAGAGCCTCACTCAACCAAACAAGCTTGGATCGTTTCATGAGAATAAACCTGAATGGCCCTGACAGCCTTTCAGAATCATACGTGAAAAGAATAGCGGAGAAATGGGCTTCAGTGAAAGATCGTAGGATCCTGCCTTGCTGA